GGGAGTGGCGAATAATAGTGGGTTGAAGGGCTGTTTTTGGATTGCTAAAAGTAGCGAGATAGGGACTGTTTTGGTGAGGGTTTGAGTGTCGACTACAGCAGATGGTTTGGGGCTGTTGTAGTCGActaggatgatgatgatgtgttgTAAACTGTCGACTAAAAAAAACATTGGGAGCTGCAGGTGTCGACTGGAATAAGAGGGAAAAAGCTGGAGAGATTAGTCGACTATTTTGCAGCAAAGGGAGTGGGTTTTGGATTATTTTGTGGTGTGCAGATTATGAAAACAACAAAGCCTTATATAGATGTGTTACAAGAGTTGTGATCTTATTAGGAGTCTAGGAACTTGGTAATCAAGAACTTGGATTAGGATTAGGATGCAAGTAATTAGGATTAGACTAGGATTTGGTTAACTTAATGATCAAGCTTATTTTCCTATTTCTTTTCTAATCAACCATACTAGCCGATTTTTATACATTacatatttctattttttttacacggcacctatatatatatatatatatatatatatatatatatatatatatatatatatatatatatatatatatatatattttattattattattatatatatatatatatattttattattattattaatattactaatattaggattgcattttatttaaatattagaccctaactttattaatttacatttacttctatttagttttaatatatataattgtatttgttataaagttaattatatattatatattactttaactattaacaaaagtaatataatttacatatatattcataatgttaataatttaattagcactagggttaaggtttatattattaattttattattagggttagggcttataatattaataaacctTTAGGGTTAGAATTtagattattaattactattagggtttagggtttcaggTTTTTAATTACGAGCATTATTTATAAAGCATTTaatatgtcttgataacaaccctaatgatgaggCACAGAACAAGAAAACGAATCCCTAAGGGTAAAttagtaaattcagaatggaaaaaaGGGGGTTGTTATAGTTTGCGCATACATGATATGGAAGAATAGGAACAACAAAGTGTTTCGTGGCAAAAGTTGGAATACATTGGTTGCTTTTAACGAGGTTCAAGTTAAATCGTACGAGTGGATTTCTCTTCGTCTAAAAAAGAAGAAGATCGAGTGGTTATCGTGGTTAAATGATCCAAACGTTTATTTGAAATTAGTGTAATAGAATACAATGTATATAGTTTATTGGTTTGCTAGCTTTGAAACCAAGTGTCAGTGTTGTATTATAACCCTCTTATTTAGGTTATCATGTTGTAATTGTATTTGTGATTTAATAATATTTTtcttgctttttaaaaaaaaaaaatatatttttactacagtAAACAACGTACTTAATTAAAAAAAACGAGACTTAAACTTTACGTATAATGGAAGAAGAACAAATAAACGAGTAAATAAATTAAACTGAATCTTTTCAAACTACAAGAAAaacaaatatttaaataaatattcttAGTTAATATCTTCACTTTAAAAGACCAAAGATTACCGTGAGACCGTGAAAATAACAAGCCACGTAACCATGCGCctatttcattttatttaatttatattttaattttaattttccaCGGTTTATTTCGGCAGATAGTGATACTCACCCCCAACATTTTGTGAAACCCTAAATCCCTAAATCAATGTAAGAAGTTTCAAACATTTTTGGGGCAAATCCAATAAAGATCAGGAAATCCTTTGGCATTGGTTCATACACTCTCTGTATCCTTCTGTTCTCCCCTTCACTTACGCGCAAATTTGATTGTAAGTTTTCTTTCACCACCTGCTCTTCTTCAGTTATACTCCATTATTTATGCAAATATACGACTACTAAACTTATATCAATTTGTTGATAATTTCGTTTTTCTTAGACCATGTGTTACACTCGATTTAAAAATTGCAGTTTCAATTACCATATGCCATCATCAAATATTGATTTAAGCGTTACTTCTAACTAACTACATATTCCTTGTTACATATAAGAACTTTTACAGCTGCCTGTTTTGATTGTTAGTTCTAGTTATTACTGAAATATCGTATGAGTTATCTTAGGATGTATTCCTTCCTTAAAATTTGTTATCCATTTTCAAATACAGAGGGTATATCTCTGTGTGTATGGGTGCGCGCGTCCGCAGTGGCGGATCTAGGATTCGTAGTCACTGGTGTCActaattaaaaatacaaaaaaaaattacactatccagtggtatcactagttaaaaactcaaaaaaaaaatCCAATGCATCGCGTATTTCAGTGATATCCCGTGCTACCACTGGAGTGTAAATAGGTCCGCCCTTGCGCGTCCGTGCATGTGCGTGATGAGGTTGTTCCGATATCGATTTTCACTCTTAATAAAAGTGAAGCAAGTTTTGGTGAAGCAGTAGTCACCATTTCAATATAAGTTGCTTACAAGCCATTCTTCATTATATCGAAAACCTCATGCCGAGTTGGGTTGACCCGTCAACACCATTCTGTGGGTTAACTTATAAATCGAAATTTGTTTTTCATGGCATATGTGAAGTAATTGATATAAACCAAATTGACTCATAATTTGATACTACTTTTTTATTCAATTGCAATATATCTATGTATAAAATACATATTTTGTCTGTATACGAGATATAACTAAAATATCTTTACGGTCTATGATAACATTTATAATTTGAATATGAATTCATTGGATTGCAGGGGAGAGTCAGTTATGGTTGCCTCTTTGGACTTGCAGGCTTTCATTTTGCGTGCTCGGGTGCTAAAGCTGTACAGGCAAGCTCTAAGAGTTGCCAAAAGAGCACCTGCTCCGAGTAAAGGTGAACATCTTTATGCAACTAAAGAATACGCTTGCTGTTTCATAATTGATTTAAGTGTGTTTATATGGTAGTTTCCCCAAAAGAGTAAAAAACAAAAGAGTACATGACCTTCAATTTTCAGTTGTTATGACCCGATTTGttaataaaaatgttattatgttATCTTTTTTAGCTTTGGTAAATTATACTTGTTGTTTTTATTCTTATAAATATGATTTAACATAGTTTTAAACTTATCATAACTCACAGTTTTCTGGAAACAAATAATTTCATTTTTTCGTACCTATAGGCTATAGAGGTTCAGACTTGTAACTACTATGTTACCATTTGCCTAACCCGTTGTTGTTGCCCATTTTACCACCAATAGCGTGCAGACTGCAGCAGTCCCTTATTAGTTTCATTAGAGTATACAAGTTCCTTTGATGTTTCTAACCATTTAAAGAAATATTTGTAGGTGAGTTGATGCATACAATCAGACAGGAGATGGAGAACAACAGAGATTGCAATGACAAACAGAAAATTCGTTACTTGATCAGCGAGGGATTGGAGAGATTAAAGGGTTTAGATGAGATGCTCGATATGCAAGGCCATTAACTATTGAATCCAAGTCAACAACAAACTGAGCTCAAGACATAAAAAAGAGACTAAGAGAGTTAAACATCATTGCCATAGTTTTAGTGGAACTTTAGGAGTCATGTGTATGTGTTGTATTTTTGTGGTAATATATAATCAAACTTGCTCATAAACAAATGTCTTGATTATTTTCAAGCTATTTCAAGCTTCTAATCTTTCTTGAAATAAATGAGGTTATATCTTCATGGAGCTACTGAATCTAGTTTAGACTTTAATATCAGCACTAATAAGTAATGACCTCGAAAATATAACAGATATTCCAGCCTATGTTCCTCTTAGAATATCTATTCTTTTTTTAAGGTAAAAAATTCACAATATTGTGTTGCTTGTCATCCATTACTTTAAGAGAGAAAATATAACTCAGTAAGTAAAAGCACACTGATTGGTCTAGCTACTCGCCGGAGTTATGGTCTTCGATGCTGGATTCTCACTTTCCGGTCTCCTTTTGCTCGGAAATTCAGGTGGCGAACTTTTTTCATGGAGTTCTAGATTTTTGCTTCCGAAGGTTTGTCGTGTTTTGTTGTGGTTTCTGTCCTTGCAAACATCTTCGGCCAACGTTTTCTTCTCGTCTTGTGGTGTTTTCTGGTCGCTTTGTTTCTCGTCGGAATTGGGTCTTTTGAGCTCTCTGATTGGTCTATCTACTCGCCGGAGTTATGTTCTTCGATGCCGGATTCTCACTTTCCAGTCTCCTTTTGCTCGGATAATCAGGCGACGAACTTTTTTTAATGGATTTCTAGTTTTTTTTGCTTATGAAGGTTTGCCGTTTCTTCTTGTGGTTTCTGTCTTTGAAAACATCTTCGGCCGACGTTTCCTTCTCGGCTTGTGGTGTTTTCGGGTCACCTTGTTTCTCGTCAGATTTGGGTCTTTTGAGCTCTGATTGGTCTGTCTACTCGCCTAAGTTATATTCTTCGATGCCGGATTCTCACTTTCCGGTCTCCTTTTGCTCGGAAAATCAGACTGCAAACTCCTTTCATGGAGATCTGGTTTTTTGCTTGTGAAGGTTTGCCCTTTTTTGTTGTGGTTTCTGTTTGCAGGTGACGATGGGTGGTCGTCGGACCCTTTTTCTGGCCGGAAGTTTTTTACCGGCGGCTTCGGCTCTGGCCGTTTGTtatgtttttttattattttttaaaggtTAGTGTAGCCGTTATTTAAGTATCCTTTTGTTATACCCTTTATTGGCTAGTTGTTGGAATCTTTGTATCGGGTGTGCTTGCTGATCTTCAGATCAGtttttaatgttattgttattttgaaaaaaaaaaaaaaaaagcacacATTCATTAATTATAAACCACTTTTTAATAATTTCTTTAGTTCAATACCAAAAAATGGCATAAGCAATTGGGGAGATCCTTGCCACAGGATTACAAATCCGACTACTCAAATATTCAAATCCGTCAACTAAACATGCCTTTCGAACCTAGCTA
The window above is part of the Rutidosis leptorrhynchoides isolate AG116_Rl617_1_P2 chromosome 1, CSIRO_AGI_Rlap_v1, whole genome shotgun sequence genome. Proteins encoded here:
- the LOC139858538 gene encoding uncharacterized protein, with translation MVASLDLQAFILRARVLKLYRQALRVAKRAPAPSKGELMHTIRQEMENNRDCNDKQKIRYLISEGLERLKGLDEMLDMQGH